The DNA sequence AGCATAATGATgatttataagcttaatcTATCTGTGCGTTGCGTAACAATGTCTAGTAAGTGTTACCTTATTCAGAAGGAGCATACTTATTAACAATGTACATGAGCCTACCTGATGTACACTTGATATTAACAATGTCATGAATGGACCATtaatgatgttgatgataGCATGAAGATGTTATTGCATAGATGCTTGCATAGCTGCTCATGCACACTCTTAACTGGGATCCTTCAATCTAAACCTGCGTACCGGATCTTACGCTAGCAGAAAAAATATCAGCAAGCTCTGGAACTCCTCCAGAAACATCAATTCTCACTAAACCAGATTCCTCCACCACTGATAAGTGCTCCGCAATTTGGACAACAATTCTAGAATCCCAAAGTCCTTCTTTCCAGCTTATAGAACGAAGCAAGTCTAGAGATTGCTGTCGTATACATACGCAAGACGTGGTTGTAGCTGCAAAATACAGAGGAGCAATTACGCCTGTATCAACTAAGAACGTCGATTTGGGATTAGATGATGCTAGGATCAGATTTTTCGATAACTCGTTGATTCTAGTGCATTGTGCGTCGGAGGATGATGATACAGGGCTGATATCACCTTTGAGATCAAGCATAAGAGATGTTGTCTGATAATGCAATTctagcaatagcagcagctttaAATCTCTTGCATTCATGTTGTTTGCTTCGTGCTCAGAAAAGTCATCAAAAGCTTTTTTCCATTGGGTAAATCGTACTTTTATTCCCTGGAGTAAGACTTGCCTCGAAGTCGCATGATTGCTAAGCCTTGTCCACGGTAGATTCAATGTTGAAGATTTCGTCGTAAGGATGTAGAATAGTCGAATCTCAATTTTGTCTAGCGATGACTGGGCACTGCGAAGATTTGAAAATGACATTGATGAGCCAGAATTATTATCTAGTGATTCAACATCGACAGTAGCGGCCAAGTATGGCTGCCGAGAATTCAAAAATGTTGTAGCCTGCATATCTAAGCGTCGAATTATCTCTGAAATGTCTTCTCGAGTCTGGCGACCTTCAAAAGACATGACTTCTTTTGTTCGCCAATCTTTCATAATGCTAAGGCCGTTTTGTAGGTGGAAGAGCGCCATCTTATGATCATCTTGCG is a window from the Trichoderma atroviride chromosome 5, complete sequence genome containing:
- a CDS encoding uncharacterized protein (EggNog:ENOG41~antiSMASH:Cluster_5.9); translated protein: MSNEEPATLKKRRAKSSKSKRGCYTCKVRRVKCDETKPICVRCEKNGRLCEGFGYSKPLLNHQGRCADHLSHISSGTFQTRDEYRHFEYFRRHVLLYLTGFDSQSRFWNETVLQFSEASPAVLHAVLALSALYEHLDGSSNGTLAPHKLVLQHYNRSIKYLRQAPSSHPVEFALTSCILFIAFESAQDDHKMALFHLQNGLSIMKDWRTKEVMSFEGRQTREDISEIIRRLDMQATTFLNSRQPYLAATVDVESLDNNSGSSMSFSNLRSAQSSLDKIEIRLFYILTTKSSTLNLPWTRLSNHATSRQVLLQGIKVRFTQWKKAFDDFSEHEANNMNARDLKLLLLLELHYQTTSLMLDLKGDISPVSSSSDAQCTRINELSKNLILASSNPKSTFLVDTGVIAPLYFAATTTSCVCIRQQSLDLLRSISWKEGLWDSRIVVQIAEHLSVVEESGLVRIDVSGGVPELADIFSASVRSGTQV